DNA from Flavobacterium aestivum:
GAAATTCATATTATTGTCAATCATTGGCCGTCTCGATCTGGGGGAGAAAAGAAAACGAGTCCTTTTCGAGAAGCAGCGGGAGCTTTGAATAGAAAAATTATAGATTCTTTGCAACGCATCAACCCTAATGCCAAAGTGATAACCATGGGAGATTTAAACGATAGCCCTTTTAATAATAGCGTAAAACGAGCACTTGGAGCAGAAGGAAAAATAAAAGAAGTAAAACCATTAGGAATTTACAACCCATTCGAAGAAATGGCGAATAAAGGATTGGGTACGATTGCTTTTCGCGATTCCTGGGATATTTTTGATCAAGTAATGGTTTCTGAATCGCTGTTGCAAAAGGATTACAGCTCTTTTCAATATTGGAAAGCTGGAATTTACAATAAGCCCTTTTTAATACAAAAAAGTGGTAAATACAAAGGATATCCTTTACGGCATTCGCTTACCGAAATTGGTTTTAGTGATCACTTCCCAGTTTATGTTTATTTGATAAAAGAAAAAAAGTAAAGATTTTTTACAGCAAAGGTGTTTTTGCTGCAAAGACGCAGTTTTAAACAGTTGTAACTATTTCGTAGATACAATGTATTATGCGTATGCTACGTCTTTGCGAGGTACGAAGCGATCTCATGTCGTATGTCGATTCCAATTGATTCTCTTTGCTTGGTCAGGCTAGAGAGATTGCTTCGTACCTCGCAAAGACATGCGTGTGTCTTTACAATTCAAAACGTTTTCCTTGTTCTGGGAATAGGAGTTGTAAACCTAGATCATTTTGTTTTTGTAATTGCTCTTTAATTTTAATAATATTTTGAGTTGGTGGTTTTAAATGGGTAATGATAATTTTGCAATTTTTCAAAGTTCCATTTCCGGTCAATTCGTTAAGTACATGAAGTTCTTTCATTAAATGATTTGGTGTTAAATGCCCAAATAATGAAGAATCAGGTTGTTCATTCGGAAACGAAACTTCAATAAAAATACCTCTTAATTGTTTGTTTTGAATCAAAGGTGTAATAGCTTGCCATAAGAGTTTTAGTTTATCACTTTTCTCTACAGAATCAGGACCTGTATCACCTAAATACAAGACATAATCATTGTTGTTTTGGATTAAAAAAGCAGTACTCTCAAAAGGGTTACCGTGACTTAATGCAAACGCTTTTACAGTCATTGTTGTATTGGTGATTTTGGTATCTTCTTCAGGAGCAAGAGTTTGAAAATGATATTTCTTTAACTTAAATCCCACGCCTTCGTCACCAAAATTGGCCCAAGCCTCACCATTGAAATAATGATTCTCGATTGTCCCCATGCATTTTTTTGTGGCATAAATTGTTTTCGATGAATCTGCTGGAGAGTTTATAATCAAACCAGAAATATGATCTAAATGGGCATGAGAAATAAAATAGCCTTTAATGTATTTTCTTAAAACTTCACTTTCCGAAACGTTAAAGACTTTATTAGATATTGCTTTCTCAATTCCAGAATTTAAAGTTCCAGCATCAAGACAAATATAATCATGAGTGTGAATGGGCGCGACTAAATAGGCCGAAAGATTTTTTTCGTCAATTCCACCTTTAACGCCCAGTGGGACTACTTCGAAAGCGGCACTTTGTTTCTGCTGAGCAAACGTTTGAATGGTTATTAAAAATAAACCAATGAGATATCGATTAATAGTAGTCATAGTCAAAAGAGTTTTATTCTTAAATTACATTTCAGAATATAAAATTACTTCCTTCTTTTTTAACAGAAGGCTTTTTTTATAAAAATCAATGCAAGCTGATTAAAGTAATATAAATTAATTTTTCTTTTTTTAGCTTTTTGCAAAACGGAATAAATGGAAAAAGTATTTTATTAAAAAACTTTATGGTTGATATTCAATGCGATATTATCCCAAACTTAGTATAGAATATCCTAATTCGCTTTATTAATGTATTCACTTCAAAAGATAAGGCCGGATTGACTATATAAATTTTTTATATGATGATAATTATCTAATTTCGTGATTAAATAATATCTTTACGCAAAAAATATAACAAATTTAACCAAAATAGTTACAATGATAACAATAGCAGAACAATTCGGAATGAAAGAGGCATTAGCGCAATTGGGAGTTAAAGCCATAAATGAAGGAACTTCAACAGGGATTAATAATTTTTCAAATGGAGAAATACTTGATAG
Protein-coding regions in this window:
- a CDS encoding MBL fold metallo-hydrolase — translated: MTTINRYLIGLFLITIQTFAQQKQSAAFEVVPLGVKGGIDEKNLSAYLVAPIHTHDYICLDAGTLNSGIEKAISNKVFNVSESEVLRKYIKGYFISHAHLDHISGLIINSPADSSKTIYATKKCMGTIENHYFNGEAWANFGDEGVGFKLKKYHFQTLAPEEDTKITNTTMTVKAFALSHGNPFESTAFLIQNNNDYVLYLGDTGPDSVEKSDKLKLLWQAITPLIQNKQLRGIFIEVSFPNEQPDSSLFGHLTPNHLMKELHVLNELTGNGTLKNCKIIITHLKPPTQNIIKIKEQLQKQNDLGLQLLFPEQGKRFEL